A single genomic interval of Salinarchaeum sp. IM2453 harbors:
- the cobN gene encoding cobaltochelatase subunit CobN, with protein sequence MLRVVIYTATTNEVGAIQKAASQLDEIQLVIQTPDNLETTTDIKEFCTTASTATAVVCWLHGSTDDMPGYEKLRHSLYDRDIPFIVQSSGKSRSVRDTTADETVRETVSQYLEHGGVVNFTNLVRYLATEYTEWSGSYQPPIELPTEGVYHPDYPAASYDELLANFDPHRPTVGIWFYRSHWTHENTQYIDALIRELEARDINALPVFCSPVSDNQDQHDARWVAQNWFQNGDDTIVDGVITGFMYSLSMSQRGRDSTIDIDPEDIFLRELGVPVFQVVTSMQTRSEYMGNPAGLQGFELALAVTLPEHDGNIITHPISGKEPVSGQDNIDATPTQHRPIADRVGHVAGLVQKWAELRYTPNPDKRIAIILHNYPPSDDGIGTAFGLDTQASLINFLQELQSRDYNLPKLPESGQKIIEELIEQLTGRNHWPDPQQTHVTYADYLGPDTYQDWFECLSEEVQSQIKKEWGDTPDHPIAIPGVQFGNVIITVQPPRGFNIDRSKVYHDSDLVPPHEYIGFYLWLQYRYCADAVVHFGTHGSLEWLPGKNVGLDSTSTPDQLINDLPNIYPYIINNPGEGTQAKRRSYATIVDHLTPAMTTAGTYDELEELQELANQYYTAESTSTKERSEFAKTVYNHVDELDLWTELGIKDPSSVSLETVVDRLHEYITDIKQTQIKAGLHTLGAPPTDDELVEFIVSLTRYPNNKAPSLYNTVAQCLGIDPSCITDIPQDCIPGTTKTYSAVAETIQEQCVELVTWLAKHDYNQEHIDLDLIHAKLDPIRPNNVPDSAYEQLHTVLEYICDTVYPVLMQTSQEDIQVANALEGEYIRPGGSGSPTRGGVDLLPSGRNFYTLDPRKIPAKSAWNIGQQLADEILERHVEENDTYPEEVGIVTWGTPTVRTRGETIAQILALMGVQPVWNDAGRVKDIDVIPLNTLERPRIDVTTRVSGLFRDLFPQTAGIINDAVEMVAALNESYEDNYVKKHVEKGDSTDDTNRVFTTKPGGYGAGVNKAITESNWETGEDLAEVFMQWSGYAMKSDGAVIPAHDALQERLSRIEATVKIEDTMEQDEFDSSDWYAFHGGLQRAVTEISGSSPQAYVGDTSDPEQATVYTNTEKVRKTMRTRVLNPKWIDRMKEHGYKGAGDLSTGVDVVLGWDATTEVISDPLWEDVADTYVFNDNLREWMESVNPWAVLNISQTLLEAIDRELWDADEETEKHIQEIHLEIDRSLESSQSSREATESEN encoded by the coding sequence ATGTTGCGGGTCGTCATCTATACCGCGACAACGAACGAAGTGGGAGCAATCCAAAAAGCAGCATCTCAACTAGATGAGATACAGCTTGTAATACAAACACCAGACAACCTTGAGACAACAACGGACATCAAAGAGTTCTGTACCACAGCAAGCACCGCAACAGCTGTCGTCTGCTGGCTACACGGCTCTACGGATGATATGCCCGGATATGAAAAATTACGACATAGCCTATATGACCGCGATATACCATTTATCGTTCAATCCTCGGGAAAATCACGCAGTGTCCGTGATACAACGGCTGATGAGACGGTGAGGGAAACAGTCTCTCAGTATCTTGAACACGGCGGGGTTGTGAATTTTACTAATCTTGTCCGATACCTTGCAACGGAATACACTGAATGGTCCGGGTCATATCAACCGCCAATCGAGCTACCGACAGAGGGAGTTTATCACCCTGATTACCCAGCGGCGTCGTATGATGAATTGCTCGCTAACTTTGATCCACATCGACCGACAGTGGGAATCTGGTTTTACCGGTCTCATTGGACACATGAAAATACACAATACATTGATGCTCTTATTCGAGAGCTCGAAGCACGTGATATTAATGCACTTCCTGTCTTCTGTTCTCCGGTCAGTGATAATCAAGACCAGCATGACGCCCGTTGGGTTGCACAGAATTGGTTTCAAAACGGAGATGACACGATTGTTGACGGAGTCATTACTGGGTTTATGTATTCACTTTCGATGAGCCAACGAGGCCGTGATAGCACTATTGACATTGATCCTGAAGATATCTTTCTACGTGAGCTTGGAGTCCCCGTTTTTCAGGTAGTCACCAGTATGCAGACTCGATCAGAGTATATGGGGAACCCAGCTGGATTACAAGGATTTGAACTTGCATTGGCAGTTACACTTCCAGAACACGATGGTAATATTATTACCCACCCGATAAGCGGAAAAGAGCCCGTATCTGGTCAAGACAATATTGATGCTACCCCAACACAACATCGTCCCATTGCCGATCGTGTTGGACATGTCGCAGGCCTCGTTCAGAAATGGGCAGAATTGCGATACACCCCTAACCCAGACAAAAGAATTGCGATTATTCTGCATAATTACCCACCAAGTGATGACGGCATCGGAACTGCATTTGGCCTTGACACTCAAGCAAGTCTGATCAATTTTCTTCAAGAATTACAGTCCCGGGATTACAACTTGCCAAAACTGCCTGAGTCTGGCCAAAAAATCATCGAAGAGTTAATTGAACAACTTACCGGACGAAATCACTGGCCGGATCCACAACAAACACATGTTACATATGCCGACTATCTCGGACCAGATACCTACCAAGATTGGTTCGAGTGCCTTAGTGAAGAGGTGCAATCCCAAATAAAAAAAGAGTGGGGGGACACACCAGACCATCCAATTGCAATCCCAGGAGTTCAGTTTGGTAATGTTATAATTACTGTACAGCCCCCAAGAGGATTCAATATAGACAGATCAAAAGTATACCATGACTCTGATTTAGTTCCTCCTCACGAATATATTGGATTTTATCTGTGGCTTCAATACAGGTATTGCGCAGATGCGGTTGTTCACTTTGGGACTCACGGCAGTCTTGAATGGCTCCCTGGAAAAAATGTGGGGCTTGACTCGACCAGTACACCTGATCAGCTGATTAATGATCTGCCAAACATCTACCCTTATATCATTAATAACCCTGGTGAAGGGACACAGGCCAAACGACGATCATATGCAACAATTGTTGATCATCTTACTCCGGCCATGACAACGGCAGGTACATATGACGAACTTGAAGAACTCCAAGAGCTAGCGAACCAATATTATACAGCTGAATCAACATCTACGAAGGAACGTTCTGAATTTGCCAAAACAGTCTATAATCACGTTGATGAGCTGGATCTCTGGACGGAGCTTGGAATTAAAGACCCATCATCGGTATCTCTTGAAACCGTTGTCGACAGACTACATGAATATATTACAGATATTAAGCAAACACAAATCAAAGCAGGATTACACACCTTAGGGGCCCCACCAACTGATGATGAGTTAGTGGAATTCATCGTTTCGCTTACTCGCTATCCGAATAACAAAGCACCAAGCCTCTACAATACTGTCGCTCAGTGTCTAGGCATTGATCCTTCCTGCATTACTGATATACCACAGGACTGTATTCCTGGGACTACCAAAACATATAGTGCAGTCGCAGAAACTATACAAGAACAATGTGTTGAACTTGTTACATGGCTTGCCAAACATGATTACAACCAAGAGCACATTGACTTAGACTTGATTCACGCTAAGCTTGATCCAATACGTCCCAATAACGTTCCAGATTCTGCATATGAACAACTGCATACGGTGCTTGAATATATATGCGATACGGTATACCCTGTTCTCATGCAGACATCACAGGAGGATATACAGGTTGCTAATGCACTCGAAGGAGAATACATCCGACCCGGCGGATCAGGTTCACCTACAAGAGGGGGCGTTGATCTTTTACCCTCTGGACGAAATTTCTACACACTTGATCCAAGAAAGATTCCTGCTAAGAGTGCTTGGAATATCGGACAACAACTTGCAGATGAGATACTTGAGCGGCACGTCGAAGAAAACGACACTTATCCTGAAGAAGTTGGTATTGTTACGTGGGGTACCCCAACTGTCCGAACTCGTGGAGAGACGATCGCTCAAATCCTTGCACTGATGGGAGTGCAACCAGTCTGGAATGATGCCGGTCGCGTCAAAGACATTGATGTTATCCCTCTGAATACTTTGGAAAGGCCCAGGATAGATGTGACAACACGAGTCTCAGGCCTGTTTCGAGATTTGTTCCCTCAAACAGCGGGTATAATCAATGATGCTGTTGAGATGGTTGCTGCATTGAATGAATCCTACGAAGATAATTATGTGAAAAAACATGTTGAGAAAGGTGACAGTACAGATGATACAAATCGGGTTTTCACGACTAAACCCGGGGGATACGGTGCTGGGGTGAACAAGGCAATCACCGAGAGCAACTGGGAAACGGGTGAAGATCTTGCGGAAGTATTCATGCAATGGAGTGGTTATGCAATGAAAAGTGATGGTGCCGTCATCCCAGCACACGATGCGCTACAAGAGCGACTGAGTCGCATCGAAGCGACTGTCAAAATAGAAGACACGATGGAACAGGATGAGTTCGATAGCTCCGATTGGTATGCCTTCCATGGTGGATTGCAACGCGCTGTTACAGAAATAAGTGGAAGTAGCCCTCAGGCATATGTTGGAGATACAAGTGATCCTGAACAGGCGACCGTTTACACAAACACAGAAAAAGTTCGTAAGACAATGCGGACTCGCGTACTTAATCCTAAATGGATAGATCGCATGAAAGAGCACGGATACAAAGGAGCCGGTGACCTCTCCACAGGCGTTGATGTCGTACTAGGATGGGACGCAACAACCGAGGTTATTTCTGACCCTCTCTGGGAAGATGTCGCTGATACGTACGTATTTAATGACAATCTCCGCGAGTGGATGGAATCCGTTAATCCGTGGGCTGTGCTGAATATTTCACAAACACTGCTGGAAGCCATCGACCGTGAACTATGGGATGCAGATGAAGAAACTGAGAAACATATCCAAGAGATTCATCTTGAAATTGATCGTTCGTTAGAATCGAGTCAATCAAGCCGTGAAGCAACTGAGAGTGAGAACTAA
- a CDS encoding precorrin-8X methylmutase — MTENDEYIDLGATTEQGEKIADTSMEYVRKLVPEETVTDRLRQKAVHATGDPEFAHLLRTQHDPAIAGGHAILDECMIVTDVTMPYHGITDRGHNCQKRSAINYDSSSIEQEEITRTAASIFAMDRDGLLENGIIVIGNAPTAAFALADCIKAGTQPAVIVATPVGFVKADESRKTVRDVAEKYNIPAVTNVGRRGGSGLAAALTNEFVHIATDIRNGEVSEE, encoded by the coding sequence ATGACAGAAAATGATGAATACATCGACTTAGGAGCAACAACGGAACAGGGTGAAAAAATCGCTGATACTAGTATGGAATATGTTCGTAAACTAGTACCAGAAGAGACCGTTACCGACAGGTTACGGCAAAAGGCGGTGCACGCAACTGGTGATCCAGAATTTGCACATCTTCTCCGGACTCAGCACGATCCAGCTATTGCTGGAGGCCATGCTATCCTCGATGAGTGTATGATAGTTACTGACGTGACTATGCCGTATCATGGAATTACTGACCGAGGTCATAACTGTCAAAAAAGATCAGCAATCAATTACGATTCTTCCTCTATAGAGCAAGAGGAGATAACACGAACTGCAGCATCTATCTTCGCGATGGACAGGGACGGTCTCCTTGAGAATGGGATTATCGTTATCGGAAATGCGCCAACAGCAGCTTTTGCTCTTGCTGATTGCATTAAGGCTGGTACACAACCGGCGGTAATCGTTGCCACTCCTGTTGGCTTCGTCAAAGCCGATGAAAGTCGTAAAACAGTTCGAGATGTTGCGGAGAAGTATAACATACCGGCAGTTACAAACGTTGGCCGCCGAGGTGGAAGTGGCTTAGCAGCTGCGCTAACAAATGAATTCGTGCATATTGCAACCGATATTCGTAATGGAGAGGTCTCTGAAGAATGA
- a CDS encoding cobalt-precorrin-7 (C(5))-methyltransferase translates to MTDQYNLDSGPDPASFAESTPEIHNSDSPVYVIGIGPGPTDFLTKRGEKLIASADVVVGFDSVVEYIKPITDAEFLTCGYHDELQTLDEFAQQIAKGNQGVAVTMGDPNHSGYQFVGKVQQAVDAPVQIIPGISSIQIAASRARTPLEKSKFVTLHKSGGIDDELEQLVEHVGTRHLLILPRPYDWMPEDIAAYLLEHGASPSLSVFVFEHLTQQEEKITDTTLQALQSTNTDDSTYSDLSVLVVRSSS, encoded by the coding sequence ATGACTGATCAGTATAATCTTGACTCTGGACCAGACCCTGCGTCGTTCGCTGAATCAACCCCAGAGATCCATAACTCAGACAGTCCAGTCTATGTAATTGGAATTGGACCAGGACCAACAGATTTTCTAACAAAACGAGGTGAGAAATTGATTGCGTCTGCCGATGTTGTTGTTGGATTTGATTCCGTTGTCGAGTATATTAAGCCGATAACAGATGCAGAATTCCTGACCTGTGGGTATCATGATGAACTACAGACTCTTGATGAGTTTGCACAGCAGATTGCTAAAGGAAATCAGGGAGTAGCAGTGACAATGGGTGACCCGAATCACTCAGGATACCAGTTCGTTGGAAAAGTACAACAAGCAGTTGACGCTCCTGTCCAAATAATCCCTGGAATCTCGTCAATACAGATTGCTGCAAGTCGAGCACGAACACCACTTGAAAAAAGTAAATTTGTTACATTACACAAAAGCGGTGGCATTGATGATGAATTGGAGCAGTTAGTAGAACACGTTGGAACCCGCCACCTGTTGATTTTACCCCGTCCATATGACTGGATGCCAGAGGATATTGCTGCGTATCTTTTAGAGCACGGAGCTTCGCCGTCACTGTCCGTATTTGTCTTTGAGCATCTCACACAGCAAGAAGAAAAGATAACAGACACTACCCTGCAGGCACTACAAAGCACAAATACTGACGACTCAACCTATTCCGACCTTTCTGTTTTAGTCGTACGCAGTTCAAGTTGA
- the cobA gene encoding uroporphyrinogen-III C-methyltransferase, which yields MAKQQASKDEQSSSATDQELGRVALVGAGPGTPELLTRRAWKRLQNADVVLYDSLTTDAIIDSLPQAVEAIDVGKRSPNRRTQHEINRLMRDRAQMGDNVVRLKGGDPNVFGRGGEEAEYLAGAEISFEVVPGISSVLAVSSVSGIPLTHRDYASSLMVITGHQDPTKDESAIDWTAVANTLTAGGTVVILMGVNTLSENVAMLKKEGVPTDMPAAMVEKATWETEQIITGTLDTIVSQRDEMNITPPAVTIIGEVAKVRENVIQFMQEGLG from the coding sequence ATGGCTAAACAACAAGCAAGCAAAGACGAGCAGAGTTCGAGTGCAACTGATCAGGAGCTCGGCCGCGTAGCGTTAGTCGGTGCTGGCCCAGGTACCCCAGAGTTACTTACTAGACGAGCGTGGAAGCGACTACAAAATGCAGATGTCGTGCTCTATGACTCTCTTACAACTGATGCAATTATTGACTCTCTTCCGCAAGCAGTCGAAGCAATTGATGTTGGCAAGCGTTCCCCTAACCGAAGGACTCAACATGAGATTAATAGATTAATGCGCGATCGAGCTCAAATGGGTGATAATGTTGTTCGACTTAAAGGAGGGGACCCTAATGTCTTTGGACGAGGGGGAGAAGAAGCAGAATATTTAGCAGGTGCAGAGATTTCTTTTGAAGTTGTTCCAGGCATATCTAGTGTACTCGCTGTATCAAGTGTTAGTGGTATTCCTCTTACTCATCGAGATTATGCATCCAGCCTGATGGTCATCACAGGACACCAAGATCCTACGAAAGATGAAAGTGCAATTGACTGGACAGCTGTTGCAAATACACTTACAGCAGGCGGAACAGTCGTCATCTTAATGGGTGTAAACACCTTGTCAGAGAACGTTGCTATGCTTAAAAAGGAGGGAGTTCCGACTGACATGCCTGCCGCAATGGTAGAGAAAGCAACGTGGGAGACAGAACAGATCATCACTGGAACGCTTGATACAATTGTATCCCAGCGGGATGAGATGAACATTACCCCACCTGCAGTCACAATCATCGGCGAAGTTGCCAAAGTTCGGGAAAATGTTATTCAATTTATGCAAGAGGGATTAGGTTAA
- a CDS encoding uracil-xanthine permease family protein — MSGSEDVSIDGNGDDANPRTASPSENDAIEFGIDDKPPIGQSALLGVQHYLTMIGSTIAVPLAMVGAMEGVGADPATAQLVGTFFIVAGVSTVLQTTIGNRYPLVQGASFAILAPALAIIGTLGAAGTTNFESIMVELQGAMIAAGIFQIIIGYSGLFGYLKRFLSPVVVAPVIALIGLSLFDVGQITAADQSLWLIGLTLALIVLFSQYLGGYSRILNLYPVLLGLLGAWLAAAVLSTTGVVSEDSTAFVEVSAATEPALIQPIVPFQWGMPEFTTAFVIGMTAGVVASMIESFGDYYAVARMSGENAPSSQRINHGLGMEGVGNLFAGIMGTGNGATSYSENIGAIGITNVASRYVVQIGGIIMIIAGYIGIVGGFVQTIPDPIVGGLFLVMFAQIIGVGLSQLQHVDLNKNRNAFVAGLTLLSGLSVPTYVGQFEAGDIQAGLVDLSVLGSLLDAQPLGIQIAEVIAQVLFVVGTTGIAVGLIVGFILDNTISGTRDGRGLSAWEELTEDDDDFEAVHERYLTGNRDK; from the coding sequence ATGAGCGGTTCCGAAGATGTATCGATTGACGGAAACGGGGATGACGCCAATCCAAGAACAGCGTCTCCGTCTGAGAATGATGCAATTGAATTTGGCATTGATGATAAGCCACCAATTGGTCAATCGGCACTGCTTGGTGTCCAGCATTATCTGACAATGATTGGGTCAACCATCGCAGTTCCGCTCGCGATGGTTGGAGCAATGGAGGGAGTTGGTGCCGATCCAGCAACCGCCCAACTTGTTGGTACCTTCTTCATTGTTGCCGGTGTGTCAACGGTTTTACAGACAACGATAGGGAACCGGTATCCGCTCGTTCAAGGAGCTAGCTTTGCGATCCTTGCACCTGCGCTTGCAATCATTGGAACACTCGGTGCAGCAGGGACAACGAACTTTGAGAGTATAATGGTAGAACTTCAGGGGGCAATGATCGCTGCTGGTATCTTCCAGATTATTATCGGCTATTCTGGACTCTTTGGATATCTTAAGCGTTTCTTAAGTCCCGTTGTTGTTGCTCCTGTAATTGCATTAATCGGACTCTCGTTATTCGATGTTGGACAGATTACAGCAGCTGACCAAAGTCTTTGGCTTATAGGTCTGACACTTGCTCTAATTGTTCTTTTTTCACAATATCTTGGCGGATACAGTCGCATCCTGAATCTATATCCAGTATTACTTGGACTTCTCGGCGCATGGCTTGCTGCTGCTGTCCTTTCTACCACAGGGGTCGTGTCTGAAGATTCAACTGCGTTTGTCGAGGTCAGCGCCGCTACTGAACCGGCTCTCATCCAACCAATCGTTCCATTCCAGTGGGGAATGCCAGAATTCACAACTGCGTTTGTTATTGGGATGACTGCTGGTGTTGTTGCTTCGATGATTGAGAGTTTTGGCGATTACTACGCTGTTGCCCGCATGTCTGGTGAGAATGCGCCAAGTAGCCAACGAATCAACCATGGCCTCGGCATGGAAGGTGTTGGTAACCTTTTTGCTGGTATCATGGGTACTGGGAACGGTGCAACTTCCTATTCTGAGAATATTGGAGCAATCGGGATTACCAACGTAGCCTCCCGTTATGTCGTTCAGATTGGTGGTATTATTATGATTATCGCTGGATATATCGGAATTGTTGGTGGCTTTGTGCAGACGATTCCTGACCCAATTGTTGGTGGCCTGTTCTTGGTAATGTTCGCTCAGATTATCGGCGTTGGACTATCCCAGCTCCAACACGTCGATTTGAATAAGAACCGAAACGCCTTCGTCGCTGGTTTAACACTCCTCTCTGGGCTTTCAGTACCAACATACGTTGGACAATTTGAGGCTGGTGATATCCAAGCTGGACTCGTTGATCTTTCTGTCCTTGGATCGCTGTTAGATGCACAACCTCTTGGAATTCAGATCGCAGAGGTGATAGCTCAAGTGCTGTTTGTTGTCGGTACAACCGGTATTGCGGTGGGACTGATTGTTGGTTTTATCCTTGATAACACAATTTCTGGCACTCGTGATGGCCGAGGCCTTTCTGCCTGGGAAGAACTCACCGAAGACGATGACGACTTTGAGGCAGTCCATGAACGCTATCTGACTGGTAATCGCGATAAGTAG